GCTCGTCGAATGCGCCAGCGACGCCCTCCTGGTTCACGATCTCGAGGGCCGCTTCCTGGAGGCCAACGAGCAGGCCTGCCGCTCGCTGGGCTATTCGCGCGACGAGCTGCTCGGGATGTCGGTCAGCCAGATCGATCTGGGCTACGACCCGGTCGGCGCTCCGCGCCTCTGGGCCGGCCTTCAGGCGGGCCGCCCCGTCTCGCGGGAAACCCTCTACCGCCGGAAGGACGGCACGCCCTGCCATGTGGAGGAGCGCCTCGGGCGGCTGGAGATGGGGGAGAAAACGCTCGTCCTCTGCGTGGCCCGGGACGTGACGGAGCGCCGCCGCATGGAGGAAACCCTCCGGCAGATGCAGCGCCTCGACGCCCTCGGGCGCCTGGCCGGAGGGGTCGCCCACGACTTCAACAGCTTCCTGACGGTCATCTCCGGCTACGCGCGGCTTCTGTCGGGATGTGTCCGCGAGGAGCCCGGCCGCCACTACGCGGCCCAGATCGTCCAGGCGGCCGAGCAGGCGGCCGACGTGACCCGGCAGCTCCTGGCGTTCAGCCAGAAACAGGTGTTGGCGCCCCGGGAGCTGCACCTGAACCGCGTTCTCCGCGAAACGGAACGTCTCCTGCGGCCGCTTTTCCCCGAGGACGTGCGGCTGGAACTTTCGCTGGCGGAGGATCTTCCTCCGGTCAAGGCCGATCCCGCGCAGATTCAGCAGGTGCTCGTCAACCTCGCGCTCCGCGCGCGCGACGCGCTGACCCGAGGGGGGACCGTGACGGTCGAAACGCGCGGTGTGCACCTCCGGGCCCCCGAATCCGCCCATGCCGCCGAGATCCCTCCCGGCGAATACGCCGTGCTCTCGGTGTCCGACACCGGACGCGGCCTGACGCCGGAAGAACGGGCGCATCTTTTCGAGCCTTTCGTCGCCTCGACCGAAAGCGGATCCCGTCTGGCGCTTTCCACGGTCTACGGGATCGTCCGCCAGAGCGGCGGCTTTGTGCGGGTCCGGAGCGCGCCCGGCGAAGGGTCCTCGTTCGACGTCTTCCTGCCCCGCCTGCGGGATCCCCAGCGTCCCGGAGCGCCGCCCTCGGGGGAGTCCGCCGCCGGGGGGCGGGAGGCCGTTCTTCTGGTCGACGACGCCGACAGCATCCGGAGCCTTCTTCGGGAGGTGCTCCGCAGTCGGGGATACCGGGTTTTCGAGGCGCGTCACGGCGCCGAGGGCCTGCAGCTCTTCCTGAAGCACGAGGAGGAAATCGCGCTCGTCGTCAGCGACATCGTCATGCCGGAGATGGGCGGGATCGAAATGGTCCGCAAGATCCGGGAGCGCGTCCCGCGGGTGCCGGTCCTCTTCCTGTCGGCGTACCCGGAGTACTCGGCGGAAGCGCAGGGTCCCCTGGAATTCGCGGACGCGTGGTTCATGGGCAAGCCCTTCTCGCCGGCGGAGCTCCTGGCCGAGGTGGCCCGCATCCTGGCCGTCTGTCCGCGAACCCCGCGCGCGTAGAGCGGCTCACGCGGGAGGGGCGGGTCGGAGCGCCGCCCGGTCGAAGGGAACGCCGCCCTCCCGGGCGATTTTCTCGAACTCGGCGATTTCGGCGTCCGTGAAAAGAAGGCCGCCGGCCCGCCGGCTCCGTTGCGCGGCGCGGTGTTCGGGCTCTCCCGGAAGCATCACGCCCGGCGAGTTGCCGTGTCCGAGGATGTCTTCGAGGACGGCCTTGACGTTTTCGGCGCGGGAGCGGCCGCGCGCGTAGCCGGCCCCCTCGAGAGCCTCGGGCCGCACGGCCTGAAAGAAGAAGGCCGGGGTGCGTTTCTCGTCCGGCGGGCCTTCGGTCCAGCGGCTGCGCAGGGTCGGAAGCGATCCGCCGATGAAAGCGGCCCAAAGCTCGTCGAGGAGCGAGAGCCCGTATCCCTTGTGCGCCCC
This sequence is a window from Planctomycetota bacterium. Protein-coding genes within it:
- a CDS encoding PAS domain S-box protein: MNDASPGSPHTRIRRRSARQTDALLNLARRNLLSGADLRELLCQLVRVEAEALDVERVSVWLFSEDGGTLELQSLYRKSVDACERGGRLHVADFPDYFKALAADGLIDAENALADPRTRELAGPYLEPLGIGAMLDVPIYVQGKLEGVLCHEHVGPPRRWEPDEQTFAAAAANLAAMAIAQARCTRALQELRETQERHRRLVECASDALLVHDLEGRFLEANEQACRSLGYSRDELLGMSVSQIDLGYDPVGAPRLWAGLQAGRPVSRETLYRRKDGTPCHVEERLGRLEMGEKTLVLCVARDVTERRRMEETLRQMQRLDALGRLAGGVAHDFNSFLTVISGYARLLSGCVREEPGRHYAAQIVQAAEQAADVTRQLLAFSQKQVLAPRELHLNRVLRETERLLRPLFPEDVRLELSLAEDLPPVKADPAQIQQVLVNLALRARDALTRGGTVTVETRGVHLRAPESAHAAEIPPGEYAVLSVSDTGRGLTPEERAHLFEPFVASTESGSRLALSTVYGIVRQSGGFVRVRSAPGEGSSFDVFLPRLRDPQRPGAPPSGESAAGGREAVLLVDDADSIRSLLREVLRSRGYRVFEARHGAEGLQLFLKHEEEIALVVSDIVMPEMGGIEMVRKIRERVPRVPVLFLSAYPEYSAEAQGPLEFADAWFMGKPFSPAELLAEVARILAVCPRTPRA